A genomic window from Megalobrama amblycephala isolate DHTTF-2021 linkage group LG2, ASM1881202v1, whole genome shotgun sequence includes:
- the macir gene encoding macrophage immunometabolism regulator gives MSLKMEMDASGTSRAPISVLSAAEVKTTLKPEPDKPRCSSTPCSPIKSTVSGYQILHMNSNYLVGFTTGEELLKLAQKWSSPDNSNTEALPSPIKKPVDVSLHRASRICKAKSRYYQPYDIPAINGRRRRRMPSSGDGCLKSLVSGEPGKALHGPLPLCLLKGKRVHSKSLDYLNLDKMSLREPADTEVLQYQLQHLNLRGERVFTRNKT, from the coding sequence ATGTCACTAAAGATGGAAATGGATGCCAGTGGAACGTCCAGGGCACCCATATCCGTTCTGTCTGCCGCTGAGGTCAAAACCACCCTGAAGCCTGAACCCGACAAACCCCGATGCTCCAGTACTCCCTGCTCCCCGATTAAAAGTACTGTCTCAGGATACCAAATCCTTCACATGAACTCCAACTATCTAGTGGGCTTCACCACTGGTGAGGAGCTTCTTAAATTAGCCCAGAAATGGTCTAGTCCTGACAACAGCAACACAGAGGCCTTGCCCAGCCCCATCAAAAAGCCTGTGGATGTAAGTCTGCACCGAGCCTCACGGATTTGCAAAGCCAAAAGCCGCTACTACCAACCATATGACATCCCGGCCATCAACGGACGTAGGAGGCGGCGCATGCCCAGCTCAGGCGACGGCTGCTTGAAATCTCTAGTGAGCGGGGAGCCCGGAAAGGCTTTACATGGCCCACTGCCCCTCTGCCTGTTGAAGGGCAAACGGGTGCACTCCAAGTCCCTGGACTACCTCAACCTAGACAAGATGAGCCTCAGGGAGCCGGCGGACACTGAAGTACTGCAGTACCAGCTGCAGCATCTGAATTTACGGGGCGAGCGCGTGTTCACCCGCAACAAGACATGA